The Chloroflexota bacterium sequence AGCGTTACCCGCCTGCAACAAGAAAATATCCAACGCATCGCGCCCACCCACTTTGGCATCTTCCCCGATGCTGGGGCACACCTGTTCGCTGTAGCAAAAGCCCTCGACGAGATCGAAAGCTGGATGGAATCTACGCTGCCTGCGGATCCGCCATTATCACAATTGCAGGATGAATTTGTCGCCTGGGCTGAACAACGCTCGCTCAACGCCGGTCTGGACGAGGCGTGGGTTGCCGCTTTCGAGGCAGCCAACCCCTCGGCGATGTCTGCCGGAGGCATTCAACGCTATTGGCGCAAATTCCGCGCCGGGGATGCTGATTCCACTTCGGGGTCGCGATGAACATCCCCCTGCCCGAGGCGCTGATTCAGGCTTTAGGTCAGGCGCGCGCTGTTGCGGTGCTCACCGGAGCCGGAGTCTCCGCTGAGAGCGGCGTGCCCACCTTTCGGGAGGCCCAAACCGGCCTGTGGGCCGAATATCGCCCCGAAGATTTAGCCACACCCGAAGCCTTCCATCAAAATCCGCAACGCGTCTGGGATTGGTATCAGTGGCGGCGCGATCTGGTAGCGAAGGTCAGCCCCAACCCCGGACATTATGCCCTGGTCGAGATGGAATCGCACATCACCGCGCGCGGCGGTATATTCACCCTCATCACCCAAAATGTAGATGGTCTGCACCATCGGGCCGGGAGTCAAAATATCCACGAGTTACACGGCAATATCCAGCGCATCCAATGCGCCCAATGCGGGATCGAAGCCCAAAGCGGGCATACGCACGGCTCACCGCCGTGTTGTCTGCGTCCTGGCTGCGGCGGCCTGCTGCGCCCGGATGTGGTCTGGTTCGGTGAGAGCCTGCCGCAGCGCGCGCTACATATCGCTATCGAAGCCGCCAATACTTGCGAAATTTTCTTCTCAATCGGCACATCGGCGCTGGTACAACCCGC is a genomic window containing:
- a CDS encoding NAD-dependent deacylase; its protein translation is MNIPLPEALIQALGQARAVAVLTGAGVSAESGVPTFREAQTGLWAEYRPEDLATPEAFHQNPQRVWDWYQWRRDLVAKVSPNPGHYALVEMESHITARGGIFTLITQNVDGLHHRAGSQNIHELHGNIQRIQCAQCGIEAQSGHTHGSPPCCLRPGCGGLLRPDVVWFGESLPQRALHIAIEAANTCEIFFSIGTSALVQPAASLPLMALESGALLVEINPEPTPLTPRADFALQGASGEILPELVEKIAR